A DNA window from Nitrospinota bacterium contains the following coding sequences:
- the tsaD gene encoding tRNA (adenosine(37)-N6)-threonylcarbamoyltransferase complex transferase subunit TsaD, giving the protein MLVLGIETSCDETAAAVVADASDIRSSIVATQFDVHARYGGIVPELACRRHTENILPVVRAALSEGGATLEEIDLIAVTRGPGLIGALLVGLSCAKALAYASATPCVGVNHLEGHLVAPILEGADYHYPLVALVVSGGHTELYRVDRPGRIELLGQTLDDAAGEAFDKVAKLLGLSFPGGPIIDRLSEEGDPEAVAFPRALMDRDTLDFSFSGVKTAVKYFVDDHSIAPAPFGSQGPPREEDLTAEVSQALKDVAASFQAAVVDVLVAKTLAALHQVGTRELVVAGGVACNRELRARLDAAAAAESLNLHIPSPALCTDNAAMIAAAGALRVRREGWPPDGFLEMDAVANLPLATALEVMEGAG; this is encoded by the coding sequence ATGCTCGTTCTCGGAATCGAGACCAGTTGCGATGAGACGGCCGCCGCGGTAGTCGCCGACGCCTCCGACATCCGCTCCTCCATCGTCGCCACACAGTTCGACGTCCACGCCCGCTACGGGGGCATCGTGCCTGAGCTCGCCTGCCGCCGACACACCGAGAACATTCTCCCGGTTGTCCGTGCGGCGTTGAGCGAGGGCGGGGCAACGCTCGAAGAGATCGACCTCATCGCCGTCACCCGTGGGCCGGGGCTCATCGGAGCGCTGCTGGTAGGGCTTAGCTGCGCCAAGGCCCTCGCCTATGCCTCCGCAACACCGTGTGTGGGGGTCAACCACCTTGAGGGCCACCTGGTGGCCCCGATCCTGGAAGGGGCCGACTACCACTACCCTCTGGTGGCGCTGGTCGTCTCGGGCGGCCACACCGAGCTCTACCGGGTGGACCGGCCTGGCCGGATCGAGCTTTTGGGCCAGACCCTGGACGACGCAGCCGGCGAGGCTTTCGACAAGGTGGCAAAACTCCTCGGGCTCAGCTTCCCGGGAGGCCCGATCATCGATCGGCTAAGCGAGGAGGGGGATCCCGAAGCCGTCGCCTTCCCCCGCGCCCTCATGGACCGCGACACCCTCGACTTCAGCTTCTCCGGGGTAAAGACGGCGGTGAAGTACTTCGTGGACGACCACTCCATCGCCCCTGCCCCCTTCGGCTCCCAGGGCCCACCCCGCGAGGAGGACTTGACGGCCGAGGTCTCCCAGGCGCTCAAAGACGTGGCCGCGAGCTTCCAGGCAGCCGTGGTAGACGTGTTGGTGGCCAAGACCCTGGCGGCGCTCCACCAAGTCGGCACGCGGGAGCTGGTCGTGGCCGGCGGGGTGGCCTGTAACCGCGAGCTTCGGGCCCGTCTCGATGCGGCGGCCGCCGCTGAAAGCCTCAACCTCCATATTCCCTCACCGGCCCTCTGCACCGACAACGCCGCTATGATCGCCGCGGCCGGCGCGCTGCGGGTGCGCCGGGAGGGATGGCCGCCCGATGGCTTCTTGGAGATGGACGCCGTCGCCAACCTCCCGTTAGCAACGGCCCTGGAGGTCATGGAGGGGGCCGGGTAA
- a CDS encoding divergent polysaccharide deacetylase family protein: MRPKAKERKGDLFGALAGPTSSRPRLRLLPLALSAVGALAVAVWLMWTATSPPPTRPTSSPASALTRPEAAASAVSTPEPSVPSGPRVAIVIDDLGLSLKAAETLLGIPQPLTFAVLPKLTHSREIAEAAAAAGRDVLLHLPMEPLDYPAKDPGPGAIFKSMTSEAMAEVLKEDLAAVPNAVGVNNHMGSRLTEDEEVMRLILTILKERRLFFLDSYTSPRSVVSEVARELGIPTASRHIFLDHEPEGADYVAAQMDRLVAVARRHGEAIGIGHPRPSTIAALQEHLPKLAEAGITVVPLSTLISAR, encoded by the coding sequence ATGCGACCAAAGGCCAAAGAGCGCAAAGGCGACTTGTTCGGCGCCCTGGCTGGACCCACGTCGAGTCGCCCCCGCCTCCGGCTCCTTCCGTTGGCTCTGTCGGCCGTGGGAGCCCTGGCTGTGGCGGTCTGGCTCATGTGGACGGCTACCTCTCCTCCCCCCACCCGCCCGACCTCCTCTCCCGCGTCCGCCCTCACGAGGCCCGAGGCCGCCGCGTCGGCCGTATCCACGCCCGAGCCCTCCGTACCCAGCGGACCGCGCGTCGCCATTGTCATTGACGACCTCGGCCTGAGCCTGAAGGCAGCCGAAACCCTGCTCGGCATCCCCCAGCCCCTGACTTTCGCCGTCCTTCCCAAACTGACCCACTCCCGGGAGATCGCCGAGGCGGCGGCGGCGGCGGGCCGCGACGTGCTCCTTCACTTGCCCATGGAGCCTCTCGACTACCCGGCGAAGGACCCTGGCCCCGGCGCCATCTTTAAGTCTATGACCAGCGAGGCGATGGCGGAAGTTCTCAAGGAGGACCTCGCGGCTGTCCCAAACGCCGTCGGGGTCAACAACCACATGGGAAGCCGCCTGACCGAGGACGAGGAGGTGATGCGCCTCATCCTGACCATACTCAAAGAGCGCCGGCTCTTTTTCCTCGACAGCTACACCAGCCCGCGGTCTGTGGTCTCGGAGGTCGCCCGCGAGCTGGGCATACCGACAGCCTCGCGCCACATCTTCCTCGACCACGAGCCGGAGGGGGCCGACTACGTGGCTGCCCAAATGGACCGGCTCGTAGCCGTGGCTAGGCGGCATGGAGAGGCCATCGGCATTGGCCACCCCCGCCCGAGCACAATCGCCGCCCTTCAGGAACACCTGCCGAAGCTCGCCGAGGCGGGCATCACCGTGGTGCCCCTCTCCACGCTCATCTCCGCCCGTTGA
- a CDS encoding S41 family peptidase translates to MKTMKQLCSIMTAAAWAVVLLTNPAQGREDTYKGLKTFSEVLSLVESNYVEEVKSKDLLQGAIRGMLRSLDPHTAYMTPEAFKEMQVETEGQFGGLGIEVTIQDDVLTVVAPIEGTPAHKAGVEPGDRIIKVDDASTKQMTLLEAVRLMRGPVGTPITITVVREGLEEPKEIMIIRDLIHIQSTRTRFIEPSIGYVRLKSFNKTTSKDLSKALEDLEGQGMKRLILDLRNNPGGLLDQAVETAGLFLESGKPIVTIKGRNPKKVLPPFTAQNSGHTDYPMVVLVNAGSASASEIVAGALQDHGRAVLLGATTFGKGSVQTIVPLSDGSGLRLTTAKYYTPKDRLIQGIGIEPDIVVSNDTPNAIADDVSRRRRMLRERDLEGALKGEKQTDEPDLPEDEWTKALRQDQQLQRAIELLNGWEILANQTATTAPVPIAPHSAAQVQPTTQ, encoded by the coding sequence GTGAAAACCATGAAGCAACTTTGCTCGATTATGACGGCCGCCGCTTGGGCGGTGGTTCTTCTGACAAACCCGGCCCAAGGTCGGGAAGACACCTACAAAGGCCTCAAGACCTTCTCCGAGGTGCTCTCCCTGGTCGAGTCGAACTACGTCGAAGAGGTCAAAAGCAAGGACCTTCTTCAGGGAGCCATACGAGGGATGTTGCGCTCCCTTGACCCCCACACCGCATACATGACGCCCGAGGCCTTCAAGGAGATGCAGGTCGAGACGGAGGGCCAGTTCGGCGGACTAGGGATAGAGGTTACAATTCAGGACGACGTCCTGACGGTTGTAGCGCCCATCGAGGGGACTCCTGCCCACAAAGCCGGCGTGGAACCAGGGGATCGGATCATCAAGGTCGACGACGCCTCCACGAAGCAGATGACCCTCCTGGAGGCTGTCCGCCTCATGAGGGGCCCGGTGGGCACCCCCATCACCATCACCGTAGTTCGAGAGGGGCTCGAGGAACCGAAGGAGATTATGATCATCCGGGATCTCATTCACATCCAAAGCACCCGGACCCGCTTTATAGAGCCCTCTATCGGTTACGTCCGCCTTAAAAGCTTCAACAAGACGACCAGCAAAGATCTAAGCAAGGCGCTCGAGGATCTGGAAGGCCAAGGCATGAAACGCCTCATTCTCGATTTGCGTAACAATCCTGGGGGCCTGCTCGACCAGGCCGTCGAGACGGCCGGTCTTTTTTTGGAGTCGGGCAAACCCATCGTGACCATAAAGGGCCGCAACCCCAAAAAAGTTTTGCCCCCTTTCACCGCCCAGAATTCAGGCCACACCGACTATCCGATGGTCGTGCTCGTTAACGCCGGAAGCGCCTCAGCAAGCGAGATTGTGGCCGGTGCGCTCCAGGACCACGGACGGGCGGTCCTGCTAGGGGCGACCACCTTTGGGAAAGGCTCGGTCCAGACGATCGTCCCGCTCTCCGACGGCTCTGGGCTAAGGCTTACTACTGCCAAGTACTACACGCCCAAGGACCGGCTCATTCAGGGCATAGGAATTGAGCCGGACATCGTGGTGTCCAACGACACCCCCAACGCGATTGCCGACGATGTGTCGCGCCGCCGCCGAATGCTCAGGGAACGGGACCTTGAGGGCGCCTTGAAGGGCGAGAAGCAAACAGATGAGCCCGATCTCCCGGAGGATGAGTGGACCAAAGCCCTTCGACAGGACCAGCAGCTCCAACGGGCCATCGAGCTCCTGAATGGGTGGGAGATTCTGGCGAATCAGACCGCTACAACCGCTCCAGTCCCAATAGCTCCCCATTCGGCAGCCCAAGTCCAGCCGACCACCCAGTAG
- a CDS encoding peptidoglycan DD-metalloendopeptidase family protein yields the protein MIRLRPSLTSIVGPTIVAILLLGTVGAGAQQMSREALQERLSRQRKALTEVEDQLRRRSDLIESERARERSILLELEAADRQVAVIRTEADLAAREVATHQGRTKTLEAEISELEAQQALQQRSLAKHLRRLYRQRSLTIAQVLLTAPTLTAAAEQAKYTRRLAELDRGRIKRYKDTLQALQARRGQLKTTDSKLARARASLSRQADNLRRQAKAKRSLLASIQRERRLNEQALKEMEAAARDLQALVGRLESRPESHIPSVVEKQSGSLIPYAVEREREAASQPVSFSLMKGRLPWPVHGSLLKLSGRAARLHRGLTIRASEGDPIEAVAAGTVVFADTFRGYGNICIIDHGTGYHTLYAHALEITVRVGERVEAGQVIGRVGSSGAAETPRLYFELRHRGRPIAPRAWMVAGAQ from the coding sequence GTGATTCGGCTTCGCCCCAGCCTTACATCCATTGTTGGGCCCACCATCGTAGCCATACTTTTGCTGGGGACCGTCGGGGCAGGGGCCCAGCAGATGAGCAGGGAAGCCCTCCAGGAGCGTTTGAGCCGCCAGCGAAAGGCCCTGACAGAGGTCGAGGACCAGCTACGGCGACGGTCGGACCTGATTGAGTCGGAGCGAGCCCGGGAGCGTTCGATTCTGTTGGAATTGGAGGCGGCCGACCGGCAGGTGGCCGTTATCAGGACCGAGGCCGACCTGGCCGCCCGCGAGGTGGCCACACACCAGGGACGGACCAAGACCCTCGAGGCCGAGATTTCTGAGCTCGAGGCCCAGCAGGCCCTCCAGCAGCGCTCGCTGGCGAAACACCTTCGGCGTCTCTACCGCCAGAGGTCTCTGACGATCGCGCAGGTCCTGCTTACCGCTCCAACCCTCACGGCGGCCGCCGAGCAGGCCAAATACACCAGAAGGCTCGCAGAGCTCGACCGAGGACGCATCAAGCGCTATAAGGACACGCTGCAGGCGCTCCAGGCGCGTCGTGGTCAACTCAAGACCACCGACTCAAAGCTCGCCAGGGCTCGTGCATCGCTATCTCGCCAGGCCGACAACCTCCGCCGGCAGGCGAAAGCCAAACGATCTCTTCTGGCCTCCATCCAGCGGGAGCGTCGCCTCAACGAGCAGGCCCTGAAGGAGATGGAGGCGGCTGCCAGAGACTTACAGGCGCTTGTAGGCAGGCTCGAGAGCCGGCCTGAATCTCATATCCCCTCCGTCGTCGAGAAGCAGAGCGGCTCTTTAATCCCCTACGCCGTTGAGAGGGAGCGCGAAGCCGCCTCCCAGCCGGTATCTTTCTCCCTAATGAAAGGCCGTCTTCCCTGGCCGGTCCACGGGAGTCTCCTTAAGCTATCTGGCCGGGCCGCCCGACTCCATCGGGGCCTCACCATCAGGGCATCGGAGGGGGACCCAATCGAGGCCGTGGCCGCAGGAACGGTCGTCTTCGCCGACACCTTCAGGGGCTACGGCAACATCTGCATCATCGACCACGGGACGGGCTATCACACCCTCTACGCTCACGCCCTGGAGATCACCGTCAGGGTCGGCGAGCGGGTGGAGGCGGGACAAGTCATCGGCCGGGTCGGCTCGAGCGGGGCGGCCGAAACCCCTCGGCTCTACTTCGAGCTCCGCCATCGAGGCCGACCCATCGCCCCCCGAGCGTGGATGGTGGCCGGCGCACAATGA
- a CDS encoding ABC transporter permease has product MRGLGQIPFYFREAVAHIRSHLWPSLVTFSSIAVLLFLSGMGAWAWLSFEGLATSWREKARFIVYLQDDAADGQREAIAQTLAGLHEVQAVLFVSKDEALRRMRASLNGQEDILEGLEDNPLPASFEVTPKPNARRVDALDRVSVAVSELPGVDEVEYGRSWLGRLDAMSAVGRVVGLTGLILMASALVLLINNTIKLTLYTRLEELEILKLVGAPPLSMGAPYVIEGALKGLAGGILSGAAMVLVLWVIEARYGAALHEAIGLGPMAKLALPVAGAVVALGLLLGIVGSTNAVRTVVRRLP; this is encoded by the coding sequence ATGCGGGGGCTCGGACAGATTCCCTTCTACTTCAGAGAGGCCGTGGCCCACATCCGTAGCCACCTTTGGCCCAGCCTCGTGACCTTCTCATCCATTGCGGTCCTTCTGTTCCTTTCGGGCATGGGCGCCTGGGCATGGTTGAGCTTCGAGGGGCTGGCCACAAGCTGGAGAGAAAAGGCGAGGTTCATCGTCTACCTGCAGGACGATGCCGCCGATGGCCAACGCGAGGCAATTGCTCAGACGTTGGCCGGCCTCCACGAAGTGCAGGCCGTTCTCTTTGTATCCAAGGACGAGGCTTTACGTCGCATGCGGGCCTCCCTAAATGGACAGGAAGATATTTTGGAGGGGCTAGAAGACAACCCACTGCCCGCTTCTTTCGAGGTGACCCCTAAGCCCAACGCCCGTCGGGTGGACGCTCTCGACCGGGTGTCCGTAGCCGTGAGCGAGCTCCCAGGGGTTGATGAGGTTGAATACGGCCGGTCGTGGTTGGGAAGGCTCGATGCCATGAGCGCAGTGGGCCGGGTGGTGGGCCTGACAGGGCTCATTTTGATGGCTTCGGCGCTCGTCCTTCTGATCAACAACACCATCAAGCTTACGCTCTACACCCGTCTTGAGGAGCTCGAGATTTTGAAGCTCGTCGGGGCTCCCCCTCTGTCGATGGGGGCACCGTACGTAATCGAAGGCGCCCTAAAGGGGCTGGCAGGCGGGATCCTTTCCGGGGCAGCAATGGTCCTGGTACTCTGGGTTATCGAGGCGCGGTATGGAGCGGCGCTTCACGAGGCCATAGGTCTGGGGCCGATGGCGAAACTTGCTCTGCCGGTCGCCGGGGCCGTGGTTGCCCTCGGCCTACTGCTGGGCATTGTAGGGAGCACCAACGCCGTCCGTACAGTGGTGAGGCGGCTACCGTGA
- the ftsE gene encoding cell division ATP-binding protein FtsE, with the protein MIRLYQVSKYYHPKVPALDNITCSIRRGEFVFVTGASGAGKTTFLKLLYGAERADRGHVVVIGRPMGELRPRQLPELRRRIGVVYQDFKLIPYKNIFQNIALPLRINGMAEREVKQRVWSVLKQVGLTTKVETLPPMLSGGEQQRVALARALVAEPTILLADEPTGNLDPTLTMTIMGLLKEAHGRGATVVVATHDDSIIERMPERTLMLEWGKIVGEEV; encoded by the coding sequence ATGATCCGTCTCTACCAGGTCAGCAAGTACTACCATCCCAAGGTTCCGGCTCTGGACAATATTACGTGCAGCATCCGCCGGGGCGAGTTCGTCTTCGTGACCGGCGCCAGCGGGGCCGGAAAGACGACTTTCCTGAAACTACTCTACGGCGCCGAGAGGGCCGACCGTGGACACGTCGTCGTCATCGGTCGCCCAATGGGTGAGCTAAGGCCACGTCAGCTTCCCGAGCTTCGGCGCCGAATCGGGGTGGTCTACCAAGATTTCAAGCTCATCCCGTACAAAAATATCTTCCAAAACATAGCCCTGCCCTTGAGAATCAACGGTATGGCCGAGCGGGAGGTGAAGCAGCGTGTGTGGAGCGTGCTTAAGCAGGTGGGGCTAACCACCAAGGTAGAGACCCTCCCGCCGATGCTCTCCGGAGGCGAGCAACAGCGGGTGGCCCTGGCTCGGGCGCTTGTGGCCGAGCCGACCATCCTACTGGCCGACGAGCCTACCGGAAATCTCGATCCGACCCTTACGATGACGATCATGGGCCTGCTGAAGGAAGCTCACGGACGTGGGGCCACGGTCGTGGTCGCAACCCACGATGACAGCATCATCGAGCGCATGCCAGAGCGGACCCTGATGCTGGAATGGGGAAAAATTGTTGGCGAGGAGGTGTAG
- a CDS encoding tetratricopeptide repeat protein — translation MRAYYEILPVYEQRWAERPDSYYFVPLANALRAVGQPQRAIETLNQGLERHPDYPGARAALALAYFDSGLHMEAEEEAKRVLSSQPENLLVGRLLVACHREAGRLGEAMAETKRLLELAPDDENLKETLQGLEEKLLKETEEVSAASTAQEVESAPPVTGPDEEEASEEGLEAMVDDSSAVEEIHALFPTEPTSEPIEEDRTAHVVATLEGWLDKFERRRSLPPANR, via the coding sequence ATGAGAGCATACTACGAAATCCTCCCCGTCTACGAGCAACGTTGGGCTGAGCGCCCTGATTCCTACTACTTTGTTCCGCTGGCCAACGCCCTCCGAGCCGTTGGCCAGCCTCAGCGTGCCATCGAAACCCTGAACCAGGGCCTGGAGCGCCACCCCGACTACCCCGGCGCCAGGGCGGCTCTGGCCCTGGCCTACTTCGACTCAGGACTTCACATGGAGGCGGAAGAAGAGGCCAAACGGGTTCTGTCCTCGCAGCCCGAGAACCTCCTCGTCGGGAGGCTGCTCGTCGCGTGCCACCGGGAGGCTGGCCGCCTGGGGGAGGCGATGGCAGAGACCAAACGGCTCCTCGAACTCGCTCCCGATGACGAGAATCTCAAGGAAACATTGCAAGGGCTGGAAGAAAAATTGCTCAAAGAGACCGAAGAGGTCTCGGCCGCCTCCACCGCTCAGGAGGTCGAATCGGCCCCTCCTGTAACGGGGCCCGACGAGGAGGAGGCCTCTGAAGAAGGCCTCGAGGCCATGGTTGACGATTCTTCGGCCGTGGAAGAAATTCACGCTCTCTTTCCTACCGAACCAACCTCTGAACCTATTGAGGAAGATCGCACCGCCCATGTCGTAGCCACCCTGGAGGGGTGGTTGGATAAGTTCGAGCGACGACGGAGCCTACCGCCAGCCAATCGTTGA
- a CDS encoding HU family DNA-binding protein translates to MTKAELVSHVAQDCDISKAKAGQAVDCVVSSIQTTLGGGGRIAIAGLGTFGISNRAARMGRNPQTGKPIKIPARRVPTFKAAKALRAAAS, encoded by the coding sequence ATGACCAAGGCGGAACTCGTGAGTCATGTTGCTCAAGATTGCGACATCAGCAAGGCGAAGGCAGGCCAAGCGGTGGATTGCGTCGTCAGCTCCATCCAGACCACTTTGGGTGGAGGGGGAAGAATCGCCATCGCCGGCCTCGGAACCTTCGGCATCTCTAATCGGGCCGCCAGGATGGGCCGCAACCCTCAAACGGGTAAGCCAATTAAGATTCCGGCCCGGCGGGTGCCGACTTTCAAGGCGGCCAAGGCGCTGAGGGCCGCTGCTTCCTAG
- the recJ gene encoding single-stranded-DNA-specific exonuclease RecJ, translating to MTMPQRWSVRDAPPEEVEALASSCSIQPLVAHCLVARGVKTPDEAEALLHAPLEALHDPFDMRDMDRAVERLCRAIKDGERIAVYGDYDVDGMTATALLVTFLRECGVEPSYRLSNRFSEGYGMHTTAIDEMVEEGASLIVTIDMGIGNFNEVAYAAERGADTIVTDHHEPPPTLPPAVAVLNPNRTDCPYPYKGLAGVGVAFKLVTALRSALHKEGFFGTTPPNLKRHVDLFALGTVADVVPLTGENHLLVKHGLDELSATRKAGLHALKQVAGLKGKRVTAGHVGYVLGPRLNAVGRLGDAALGVELLLAQKQDAALKLARRLEQENRRRQSLQQTVFEEARILVEEGGPLPPALVLASEAWHQGVIGIVASKLAELYWRPTILISVDGDVGKGSGRSIPRFNLYEALSRCSGLLEEFGGHRAAAGCTIASEGIEAFREAFSQTVASMIEPDALEPELLLDAEVPLDIWTTDLIRSLDGLEPFGSGNPSPSFATRDVTIHGEPRWVGKDRTHLKMGVSDGSAQMDVIGFGASGRLPEIDLRPGTRIDLAYEAQINRWNDRETVQLKLVSLRPSEKTGRAESPS from the coding sequence ATGACGATGCCTCAACGCTGGAGTGTAAGGGACGCGCCGCCAGAAGAGGTAGAGGCGCTCGCTTCGTCCTGCTCGATCCAACCTCTTGTGGCTCACTGCCTAGTCGCCCGTGGGGTGAAAACCCCCGACGAAGCCGAGGCCCTCCTTCACGCTCCCCTGGAGGCCCTCCACGACCCGTTCGATATGCGGGATATGGACCGGGCCGTCGAGCGGCTCTGCCGAGCCATCAAAGACGGGGAGCGGATCGCCGTCTACGGGGACTATGACGTAGACGGAATGACGGCAACCGCCCTTCTCGTCACCTTCCTACGTGAGTGCGGTGTAGAGCCCTCCTACCGCCTCTCCAACCGATTCAGCGAAGGCTACGGGATGCACACCACCGCCATCGACGAGATGGTCGAAGAGGGTGCGAGCCTCATCGTTACAATTGATATGGGGATTGGAAATTTCAATGAGGTGGCCTACGCCGCCGAGCGAGGGGCCGACACTATCGTGACCGACCACCATGAGCCACCACCTACCTTGCCCCCCGCTGTGGCCGTGCTCAACCCCAACCGCACCGACTGCCCCTATCCCTATAAAGGGCTGGCGGGTGTCGGCGTCGCCTTCAAACTGGTGACGGCGTTGCGTAGCGCCCTCCATAAGGAGGGCTTTTTCGGCACTACACCGCCCAATCTCAAACGCCACGTAGACCTCTTCGCCCTCGGGACGGTGGCGGACGTCGTCCCACTGACGGGCGAGAACCACCTGCTGGTCAAGCACGGCCTGGACGAGCTCTCCGCCACTCGCAAGGCCGGCCTCCACGCCCTCAAGCAGGTCGCAGGTCTTAAGGGCAAGCGCGTCACCGCCGGGCATGTGGGCTACGTCCTCGGGCCTCGGCTCAATGCCGTCGGCAGGCTGGGGGACGCGGCCCTTGGTGTCGAGCTGCTCCTGGCCCAAAAGCAGGACGCGGCTCTCAAACTAGCCCGCCGCCTCGAGCAGGAAAATCGCAGACGACAGTCCCTTCAGCAGACCGTCTTCGAAGAGGCCCGCATCCTCGTCGAAGAGGGTGGGCCGCTGCCGCCGGCTCTGGTGTTGGCCAGCGAGGCCTGGCACCAAGGGGTTATTGGGATCGTGGCCAGTAAGCTCGCCGAGCTCTATTGGCGTCCCACCATCCTTATAAGCGTTGACGGCGACGTGGGAAAGGGCAGTGGCCGCTCCATTCCCCGATTCAATCTATACGAGGCTCTTAGCCGATGCAGCGGCTTGCTCGAAGAGTTCGGGGGCCACCGCGCCGCCGCAGGTTGCACCATCGCCTCCGAGGGCATCGAGGCCTTCAGGGAGGCGTTCTCTCAGACGGTGGCGAGCATGATCGAGCCCGACGCCTTAGAGCCGGAATTGCTCCTCGATGCCGAAGTGCCTTTGGACATTTGGACGACCGACCTGATCCGATCCCTCGACGGCCTGGAGCCCTTCGGGTCGGGGAACCCCTCGCCCTCCTTCGCCACACGGGACGTAACCATCCACGGTGAGCCCCGGTGGGTGGGAAAGGACCGCACACATCTCAAGATGGGCGTCAGCGACGGCAGTGCGCAAATGGATGTTATAGGCTTCGGGGCCTCCGGAAGGCTCCCCGAAATTGACCTCCGCCCTGGGACCAGGATCGATCTCGCCTACGAGGCTCAGATCAACCGGTGGAACGATCGAGAAACCGTTCAGCTGAAGCTCGTCTCCCTTCGGCCCTCAGAAAAAACGGGTCGGGCGGAAAGCCCGTCGTGA
- the dacB gene encoding D-alanyl-D-alanine carboxypeptidase/D-alanyl-D-alanine-endopeptidase codes for MRRRGACIAVGLAIALGVVSPAKAGPLLQGRVEAALASSCVPKADIGVHVVRLSDGATLAAHQADRLFIPASNVKLLTTAAALRTLGSDYRFTTKLYAAGPLAGGILKGDLVLKGFGDPELVSERLWLLASALRQRGLREVAGDLVIDESFFDDEVRAPSWGGRTSTRAFYAPVAPASLNFNAVAVHIEPGPTPGQPARVFLDPETAFLKLVNRATTGSAGSTRNLVVDRRGGERSNTIVVRGSIPYDEERATHYRSITHPWRYLATVLSEVLRREGIAVKGRLREGRVPKGALELLTFESKPFGRIAQDLNKLSNNFVAESVLKTMGASVHGPPGSFDKGLAVVQDFMSSIDIAPGSYHLGDGSGLSPANRLTTRQITTVLTAMWRDFRYRPEYLVSLAVMGMDGSVDERLAETQAVQRLRVKTGSLAGVSALSGYGVAADSEELAFSIIINNKTCGLPLMQKVQDAVGLALVTSPAKEPKPR; via the coding sequence ATGAGGCGGCGGGGCGCCTGCATCGCCGTCGGTTTGGCAATCGCCCTTGGGGTGGTGAGCCCAGCGAAGGCGGGCCCGCTCCTCCAGGGGCGCGTTGAAGCCGCTCTGGCCTCTTCGTGTGTGCCTAAAGCCGACATCGGCGTCCACGTGGTTCGCCTCAGCGACGGCGCCACTCTGGCCGCCCACCAGGCCGACCGGCTCTTCATTCCCGCCAGCAACGTCAAGCTCCTGACCACGGCGGCGGCCCTTCGCACCCTTGGGTCCGACTACCGCTTTACCACCAAGCTCTACGCCGCAGGGCCCCTGGCCGGGGGCATCCTCAAGGGCGACCTCGTCCTCAAGGGCTTTGGCGACCCGGAGCTGGTGAGCGAGAGGCTCTGGCTCCTCGCCTCTGCCTTGCGTCAGAGGGGGCTACGCGAGGTCGCTGGAGACCTCGTCATAGACGAGTCCTTTTTCGATGACGAGGTGCGGGCCCCGAGCTGGGGAGGCCGCACCAGCACACGCGCGTTCTACGCCCCCGTAGCGCCGGCGAGTCTCAACTTCAACGCCGTAGCCGTCCACATCGAGCCCGGCCCGACGCCGGGGCAGCCCGCCCGGGTCTTCCTCGACCCGGAGACGGCCTTTCTGAAGCTGGTCAATCGCGCCACCACCGGTAGCGCCGGCAGCACGCGAAACCTCGTCGTCGACCGTCGGGGCGGAGAGCGATCCAACACCATCGTGGTCCGCGGCTCAATCCCGTACGATGAGGAGCGGGCCACCCACTACCGGAGCATCACCCATCCGTGGCGCTACCTGGCTACCGTGCTCTCCGAGGTGCTCCGCCGAGAGGGGATCGCCGTCAAGGGCAGGCTTCGGGAGGGCCGCGTGCCTAAGGGCGCGCTCGAGCTCTTGACCTTTGAGTCCAAGCCGTTTGGCCGGATCGCCCAGGACCTGAATAAGCTGAGCAACAACTTCGTCGCCGAATCGGTGCTTAAGACCATGGGGGCGTCCGTCCACGGCCCCCCGGGAAGCTTTGACAAGGGTCTTGCGGTTGTCCAAGACTTCATGAGCTCCATCGATATCGCGCCGGGGAGCTACCATTTGGGCGACGGCTCTGGCCTCTCGCCGGCCAACCGTCTTACCACGCGCCAGATAACCACGGTGCTCACCGCCATGTGGCGCGATTTTCGCTACCGACCCGAGTACCTCGTCTCCCTTGCGGTGATGGGTATGGACGGCTCGGTGGACGAGCGGCTCGCAGAGACCCAGGCCGTCCAGCGCCTCCGTGTCAAAACGGGCAGCCTGGCCGGTGTGAGCGCCCTTTCTGGATACGGCGTGGCAGCCGACTCTGAAGAGCTGGCTTTCTCCATCATCATCAACAACAAGACCTGCGGGCTACCCCTAATGCAAAAGGTCCAGGACGCCGTAGGGCTTGCCCTAGTGACATCCCCCGCCAAGGAGCCGAAGCCGCGATGA